The genomic segment TAAGTAAGGGAAAAGATGCAGCAGCCTATAGTGAAGAGCATAGGCTTGTGTGTTGGAGTAGAAAGGAATTGTGAGGATATGAGAGCATATGCCAATCTGAGCATATTGGGGAACTGGGTGGACTATCTTTGCATTTCTGGATCCTTATCAATCACtggcagctgctgtgtggaATTGTTCAGACTGGTGTAGTCCTGACACAGAAGCAGAGTTACAGAGCATCAAGAGCTTTCATGTCAGGTTCAATAATGTAGAGTAACTTGGTTGCCTCCAGGGTGACACAGAATTTGAGATTACAGGTTTACAGAAGAAATAACATCATTCACCACATTTTGGGTTGCTTTGAGGGCAGGAGCTGTTTATTTGATCTAATCCTAAAGTGAGGTGTTTTGTGTCTTGTTGATTCTTTATCCTCCTGTTGAGCTTTCTTATTAGCTGTTGGGGCATTTTGAATAATACCTGTTCTTTGTCTTGcataaataagtaaaatgttttctaGGTCATTTACACTTCTGTAATGGAAAACTATTTTGGTGATCCGTAGAAGTACAGGTTAAAGTGAACTAACTGGTGCAGTTTAAGGCTCCTATGCTGTAGCATGTTACCAACTGGTTGTAAAGGAAGCTGAATTTCTACTAGAAGCTTTTGGATGACTGATCAACTactaattttagaaattttttcCCTGTGGTAGAACTATATCAAagcatatatgtatttaaatgttGCAAGTAGTAGAAGACATCAGGGAGCATAAAATAGCCATGTCTTAGGGGAAATGGAAATcttgtaaataaattaataaatggaatttttaagaaacattgaaggaaaaaaaccaataCAAAACTgccaaacaccacaaaaactgGGTGTACTAATAGCAAGATAGGGAGTTGTCTCACGTGTCCAGTGAAATATATGAAGCCTTTTAATTCTCCATTGAGACGCACCTAAACTACCTAGCTGTCTCGTACTTTTTATTGTACAGACTTTAAACAGATGCATCCCAAGATGTGAATGGTTTGAAggcagaattatttttgtgttatggttgtgtgctgtgctgctcacagTTGTCTCACATGGCACAAGCATCAGTGGTGAAACTCAGCATCAAGATGTTTTAGATCTGTGCGCCAAATTCTTGCTTTGTCTCACTTCTATTATCTTTTATAACTCCTGTTTTACTAGGGTAGAAATACAGTTGGAAATATAAACTCattcttctaaaaaaaagaaaaaagtaactttttcctcatttctctcAGTATCATTCCTTTTATACACAGTAGTCTAGTTGTCATTACCACAGGATCCACTGATTTACTACCTTCCACCAATCTGAAGGACTCTGGCATGTACCTGCCATCTGGTTTTGTTCAACATGAGTTACTTAACTGCGCTGTACATTGATTGTTGCAGCATACATGAACGTCATATCGCACATGTTACAGGCATGCTTGCCTCTCGGGAAGTACAAGTGACTTCTGGGTTTTGGACCTTCTTGTATGCTTTAATAAAATAGTCTTACTAGCTTTTACTCTTATTTTAACCTTAGGCCAGAGTGAATTCTGAGCAGGAGCACTTCCTCATTGTACCTTTTGGACTTCTCTATAGTGAAGTTACTGCATCTAGTCTGGTGAGTAGTTACTATTTTTCACAGCTGCAAAATATGAATAGCTGAATCTGCTCTATCCTAGAGAATATTTGACTCTGTGTTACACGTTTAGAGTACTTTTATTGAACATGATTTGTTTGGGTACAGCTGAGATATCCCTGAGAGAGATGTCTTTGCACGTGTTCACACCAGGTCTCCAGTTGATCTGGCTGTGAGGAGGCGCCGTGTCATTTGGAGAGCCAACCACATCGTGTCCTTGGAAGCTGTTGGCTGTTGAGTCAGGCTTGTCGAgggaaactgtgtgtgtttcagacaTAAACGATGCAAACCAATTACAATTTTGAGATATTGTGTCAGGTGCCTGATTTAAGTTGCCATCTTTTAATGATGTAAGTAGCTGAGAGTGTAGATAGATTGTTTTTGAGATCTAATGGCTGTAGTTGAAGACACAACTCCCTTAACTGTTAACTAGTCAGAAGCATTTTGTGAGTGTTTATCTTCAGTGtagtctgctgctgctgaaggcaaCTTGAGTAGATATGTTTGACTCTATGTTGAAACAAAATAGAAACTTTCACACTGTTCTTTCCACCTGGCTACTGTAAGGTAAGTAACCTTTAGCAGAGAGGTGAGGTAAGTATGTGCAGAATAGTGACATTTCAAATTTGTGTTGCTCTGGACACCTTAAGGTCCCAAAATTCCTCCTCAGCTATCTGAAAAGCTGGCGTTGTCTTACATAGCTCCAGCTTAACCACCTGTAAAACTTGACTTGAAAAAGCTATAGGAAAGGGAatggagaaaacagaactgcTCTTTCTTGTTACTACAAGATTTTTAGAAGAGGGTGAGGGCCATGCTGTGGGagtattttgtgtgttttgctgtttgttttttgtttgtttttttttttttaaaggtgttcTGATTTTTATCTCTATATCAGGAGTGAAGTCCCTTGAGAATTAAGCTTGCATAAAGGTAGCAAAATGGCTATACACAGAGTAGAGAACATGTTCATACAACAAATAGctagcagcagggtttaataaGAAGATAAACTACACCGATGAGGCACATAGCTTAGCCAGAGGAGCACGCTGACCAGCAGCCTGCTTACGTGACCGGCCCTTTATTGCccctttccttctgtttctctcctgcTTGTTCTTCCCTTCTCCACTTTGAAACTCCTTTGATCATCTTCTCTCCAAATAAACAGCCCATACGTAAttactttttgccttttattccACTTTGGTTACATTTATATCCAAATTTGGTATTTATAATATTATCAGCTGGGCAATCTCAGCCTTACATGATATCAGTAATATGGTTACCTAGGTGCTGGCCTTTCAAGAACCTACTCCCCAAAAGGTCCCAATACTCCTCTTCAGGTATCTGTAGAGCTTGCAAGTTTCTTCTATAAACCCACActaattttctgtgaaatgtaGCCATTTGTCACAGAGTTGTCTGTAACTTTGTCAGCTTCTTGCACTGTCGCCTGTTACACGCAGCAATTTCTTGTGCCATATCCAATAGTTCCTGATGTCCCCTTCAATTAAATTAATCTGAAGCTGGAGCCCCGGTCACCTAGCTACAGCCTTATTGTGCATATTTTGAcacttgttaaaataaaatactgaacgAAGTACGGTTGTAGAGCTTCAGTGGTAGATGCTGAATTAAATCAGATTTTTGGCAGTCTTGATTGATCTATGAAACTCgttcttttccttcccaggTTAAAGTCAATCTTCAGGGAGACGTAGTTGATCGTGGAAGCACCAACTTGGGAGTAAACCAAGCTGGCTTTACTTTGCACTCTGCAATTTATGCCGCTCGACCTGATGTTAAATGCATTGTTCACATTCATACGCCAGCAGGGGCGGCGGTAAGTACGCTTTTTAGTTTGTCATCTGTCCTGTTTCCCCCACCCCAAACAGCTGGAAGGTAGCTGGGTACCCCTTAATCATagatttaattcctttttgaAGGGCACAAAGCCTTTCAGTCTGCCTTCTCTTTGAATCAGTCAGACCCTCCTGTGGTCAGACAGTAAATTGAGCTCTCTAATTGGAAAATACAGATTTAGTATTTGTGTCCTTCACCACAAATGACCATATCTTTTGACAGTGAGTTGTAAGAGCTTTACCATATTTTATTGGCATTGTAAAGCACAATTTATCAAGGTTTTCTTAAATGTTTGGAACTTTTCCGATACCTCTCATTAGTACAGTTTTGCCTCTTTGAAACAGAGTAACCGGATGACTCTCAAAAAATTCCAAAGATCActttctgatttaattttttttaactgggtAACAGCAGTGATACAaccattttaaagataaattattaatttcctaAAATTGTGAATTACAGAGTAGTCTTTAAAAACGTTTCTTAACTTTACCCTCAGAGCTGCAGAATTACCTATGTCAAAGTTTATTGCTAAGTGTTTTGTCtttggagggaggaaaaaaataaatcaccaaGTGGGGTGGAAGGAATGATGGATGCCATTGAtttttggggtttgggttttgtgggtgtgggtttttttttctgattcttttcATGTTGGTGTTGATGTCATGCAAAAGCAGCCATACCGAGTCAGACCCAAGATCAATGTGATTTTTGTCTCCAATCCAAAAGTTTTTCTTATCACTattatatattcttttttcccccttttttctgttgcaagaagttaattgttttaatatttcCCAGGTTTCTGCAATGAAGTGTGGTCTCTTGCCCATTTCACCTGAAGCCCTTTCTCTGGGGGAGGTAGCTTATCACGACTACCATGGGATTTTAGTGGATGATGAAGAAAAGGTGGTTATTCAGAAGAATTTGGGGCCTAAAAGCAAGGTCAGTATTTACATCTAGAATTAAAGAAAAGTATGTGTGTGAGCGTATGTTCTTTAGTCAAGAGCAAGAAAATAGTTGCCTTACTGCTGTTGACTTCCTTTGCAATGTCTCTCTAGGTCCTTATTCTCAGAAACCACGGCTTGGTGTCAGTTGGAGAGACTGTTGAGGAGGCTTTCTACTATATTCATAATCTAGTGCTTGCCTGTGAAATTCAAGTAAGAATTTTATCGTGTTATCTAATAATACAGTCTGCTGTATTAGCCTTCAAACAGATTAATAGTTCTGTGCTTTGCTGGTTAAACTCTTGATCTAAACTAACACGGTGATCTGTGAAATCATTATGTTACACGGGAACATTGAAAACATTGATTTAACCAGCAATATTCAAATACTACATTAGAACTATTGATTTGATAGATACTGCCTGTTAAAATAGAGGTATTTTCAAAGCCTTAAGACAACATTTATACAAATTTGTTAATTTATTGAgcttatttcttctgttttgctgagGTCACTTCCCACCCCCCCTCCTCGAGAAACTAAAAGTTGACTTTATTGCTTTTTAAGGTGCGTACCCTGGCCAGTGCAGGTGGACCTGACAACTTAGTGCTTTTAGATCCTGGAAAGTATAAAGCCAAATCTCGTTCTCCTGAGTCTCCAGCAGGTGAGGGTACTGTATCCCATCCAAAATGGCAGATTGGCGAACAGGAATTTGAAGCTCTTATGCGAATGCTGGATAATCTGGTAAGGCAGGCCTTTATGTCTAATTGTTTCATATCTTAATGTATAAAACCCTTTAAAAGCTGCAATAAGGGACATTAGTTAAGAATGGGCTGCATATATAGCTGGGATAGTTTATGCAGCTTGCAGTCTGAGGAGGGGAGACAACATGAAGAGTGTCACAGAATGCTTCAGGTGTCCTTTGTGCAGATGCCAGATTTACTTGTGTATTCATAATCTACTAGTTATCAGTGAGATGAGAGGGGGATCCTTGTGTGACTTGACACTTCCAAACAGAAGTGCTGTGGTGCTTGCTGCTCCTTAGTCTGTGTTCCCTCTGTTCCCATCCACTCCCAAAATGTGTAAAACAGCAGGGTCCAGCACGATTTGACTGTGTAAGATTCTACTAGAAGAGCTCAAAAGACAGACTTCAGATAAATTAGTCTTCAGATGAAATGGTTTCGGTACCATCCCAGCTGTAATGAATGACCAGCTACCAACATTTGCTGTCCAGCTTTAATGGGAAAGATGATACCTTTCATTACCTCAGTGGTAATGAATATATGAAAAAGTATGGTCACTGTAATAATCAGAGACAGTCTTCTGATTTGTGATTtaattgttctttttcctttatagaCTGAACTGTGGTTTTCACAGTCATGTGGTGCATGTGTCACTCACAGGATCCACACTGATGATATCTTAAAACACTGTTCACCACATCAACTATCTAGTAGATAActagtttttttccccttagatCAGTGTCCTATCtgtagcagggaaaaaaaaaatgggctgTCTTGTTAAACAATTTGACTACATAATGTTTTAATATCAGACAAAATGATCAGTTATAACCTTAAGTCTATAGaaaaattctcatttattttagtAAGCAATAATTAGACTATTAATGTAGTTTATTATGGCTAACAGACTCATTGTAACACTGATTGGTATGTTCAGCAGTTTCAGCTGGATTTCCCTTTCTCTAGGGAATACCAGTTTTATGTTTCTTACTGCAAAGAGGAAGTAGAATTACAAAGGAAATAGCATTGTACACGCTAGGCACGTAGcaataaaagcagctttctgtCATCTGTTATATAGCCACATATTTTATTGGATAGTTAATTACATTAGGTGTTAGATAATTACTCAAGATGTGTTTTGATCATTAAAACATGGAGCAGCAGCCAAGATAATGACTCAGCAGTGCTTAATGCATGAAAAACTCTGCAAAGAGAGCTACATCCACATGCTCAGGGCTGAAGTTTCTTTACAACTAGCTTTATCTCTGAAGAATTTGAGTGCTTTGGGAGGTGGGCTAGtcacactgtttttctttgagccacattgaaaataatttgctgcTAGAAACTTCTTAGAGAAACTGTTAAATGTCCTTTTTGTATGTGTAAATGCTGAGCGAAATATGGAAGCAAGCGGGAAAACATGACTAGTGTGTGAGGGAaggaaggtaaaagggaaacaaaatataattcagaggaagtaggagagaagAACAATATAGGTAGAGAAGATCAGGGAGCAGAGAGACTATGGACCTGAAAGTAGCATTCTTAAAGTCTTCCCCTGTATACAGTCTGTTGAACTCTAGATGTCAGAACACAGAAGAGATCTTTCTAGTCTGCCCTACATTTTGTGTTATACAGGTTTATGTTTATGTTAATGTCCTTGATTTATGATTGTGAGAAACAGTCAATACATTTGattgcagtttaaaaaaaaaaaagtgtaaatgaGTAGCTGGAATATGGTGCAAAGAAAAATCAGGATTCTTCATTTGGACTTAAATTGGAAAGGATACTAATGTAGCCTCATTACTGCATGTTACCCACCTTTGACGTGACTTTGTCCGCCCTAACTGGTGAACAGCAGTTAAAGAGAAGGCTGTGTTGGAGAATGGTTTTTGCAGTTAAGCCTATCGATCAAACCAAAACTCAGTCATCTGTTGAAGCACTTGGAGATGTAGAAGACTAATCCTgctgctttgtttgctttgtttttttcagggttACAGAACTGGCTATCCGTATCGATGCCCTGCTCTGAGAGAGAAATCTAAAAAATACAGTGATGTTGAGATTCCAGCTAGTGTCACAGGTTACTCCTTTACTAGTGATGGCGAATCAGGCACTTGCTCCCCCCTCAGACACAGTTTTCAGAAACAGCAGCGAGAGAAGACAAGGTGGCTGAACTCTGGCCGAGGGGATGATGCTTCTGAAGAAGGGCAGAATGGCAGCAGCCCCAAGTCGAAGACTAAGGTGTGGACGAACATTACACACGATCACGTGAAACCCTTGCTGCAGTCTCTCTCGTCCGGTGTCTGCGTGCCAAGCTGTATTACCAACTGCTTGGTCTGTGCCTACCTTACTGTTCATAGTTAGATGATGTAGAGCAACTTGGGGTGGCTGGCACTTAGAGgctttgggaagaaaaagattactttcctaattcttttcttttttcttgcataaaaaaattaaatgtgttttactAACCACTTAATTTGGCTTTGATTAGACATGAGCTGTAAAAATCATCTCGCTTGTTATGCTTTAAACTGCTTAAGACTTTGGAGCCTCtagttttcttttggtttttcaAGCTAATGACCAACCAGATTGAATCATGGTTTTGACTGAATAGGTTCTGCATTTTAATGGCTTAATTAAGGACAACTGTGTTAGGGAACTACTAATTCTATCTGCATGAAAGCTtttcagttaaaagaaaaacgAAACTAAGTATTCAGTGGTCTTTTGTACAAGTATCTATAGAAATAATCAAATTTCTACCCTCTGTTACCTATCACAACTTAATTTGCAAGCAATTTTCAACCCTTTCTATGTACCAGAggatatttaaatattgtttttttccttaagcagtTTTTCTTATCTAGTTTCTCAGCTCTTCTTCCTGTCCTGTTTACTGTGCTTTTGTCTGCCCCAAAGCCTCTGAGTGTTCACAACCAGCTGCCTTCTGCATGTAGTGTTGCATGTAAGTAGATGGCCATAAATGGAAAGTCTTTCCTAAAGTATCAGCTGGGTGCGGCATGACTAAAGTGCAGCTCAGGCCATCAGCAGGCACTAATCGACAGATTCTGCAACCggtgcttctttttttgtttagcAATGCTGCTTACAGTTAAATTTTGCACTGAAAGATATGTTaattgaaaagcaaaaggatCAAATGCTGTCAAATGGACATCAGTAGCTGTTGGTGTGTAACTGtggttttcatattttcttgGACATATACAGAGTATCTAAAATGTAGGCAGGGATTTGCACGCATACATGCTTTCATAACGGTTGAGTCTGAGCTGAACTGTAGTAGTTCAGTAGTGCTTCAGTAGAGGTACTGTGTGTATAGTAGTATGGTTACAGGTGAGTCTTAATAAAACTAATACTCTTGAAAGTGAAAAaataggcattttttttccagaacaccTCTTCATTCTTATTTACCCTACAAAACTATGCTTCACCTCTGAATACATTCAGAGTTCTCTATATTTTGAATACTTTTATGGAATGATTGCTCAGGTAATGTGTGTACTAAAATATACAGTGTTTACATGATGTAGAAAGCCCTGAAAAGACAGAGGATCTCTATCTCTGTAGTATTTTTGTGGTGTTCTTTTTGGtttaagaaagtaaaatattatACATATATTGTTTGTACTATCAGCATTTTAGTAAACTCAGCTATAGTTTTGCCTTGATTGGAAGAAAGCTTAAAGCTATGCATGTTTGGAGCAGTTTGTGCTTTCAGCTTTGGCTCACGAAGTAGGTAGTAtttcatatttgaaattatCAGTGAAAGGTTGAAGTAAAATTCCTACTCGGAAACTAGTCTTGGCTGATGATATACTGAAGCAATAGAAAATTTCATGCAGTATAAGAGGTTtgtgtatttgcattttttaatgcTTGTTATTAACCTTAAGAAAAAGTAGCTTGTTATATTGAGGCtgtttttatatatgttttGACTAAAAATTATCTTTAATAAAAAGCTGGAGTAGTTTTTATCTGAGAAGATAATCATCAGTGAGTATTTCACAGCTCCATGTTCATTCCATTTTTTACTTTACAgttgcaaaacattttaaaattctgttgcTTTTTGGAGTTTGACAATTTCTGGCTATCTTATTGTTTCTTGAAGTTACTCAGGAAAAAACGCATAGCATTTGCTCTATAAACAGGTTTGCTTTACTGTTCAGTGCATTTTCTATGCAATGTGATTGGAAATTAGGACACCGCATGTAATAAACATTATCAAGATAGAGTTAGTTGTACATCAAATTAAACAGAGCTCCATACTAAATGCACTGATCCAATAAAGCAGCCTTCTATGAAGAACCCATGAAGCGCTTAAAGTTTGTGTTTGGGATATTTTTGTAACCTCTCGAGCTATGAGTTATAAAATATTCGACATCACCAAACTGTTCCTGTAGGTTGCTGTTGCTGATACAGCTATTTATTTGTGCGGAACTTAATTCTGGAACCAGAACATTTTGCTGAAGTAGCTTGTTTTAATGCAAAACTTTGGTGATGCCCACTCTTGCTTCACAGTACAAAATCATTCACTAAACCTGGTTAGTGACATCACATTGCTTTTCATACTTCTGTCATCTTATGCTTTAAGTTCGCTTTGATGTTTGTTGAGTATCGGAGGATTGAATCAATGATCTCTGTCTCTCTTGTGCTGTTTCGTAAAAACACCCAGTGCAGAAAATGAAAACGGCAGCAGCAGGGTTTTAGAGCTTGTGTCTTAGATCTTGCCGTACTTCTGTTTGGGTAAGGTATAGCGtcctttttaaacaaaaaccaactCAGTGTGAAATTTCTGATAAAAATGTCCTTGAAAATAAGCAATTACATTGGAGTTTTCCTACTCTTGTGTTAATATATCTCTTCATAAAGTGACAGACTGTTTTTAGAAGCACAGAGCACTGCAGTTGTCAGTGTGATCAAGTGCACAGAAAAAACAGCTTGAAAACCTTTCAGTCTCCATaagctgcacagagctgtaGTATGTGCATCATTTTGGGTGGAAGTTATTTGCAACTTAACTGGCTCtctagtttttgttgttgttactagCTTGACTTAATAGAATGATGCtgatatttataaatgtatctGAAGGCACAGTTTATATAACTGAGGAAGGAAGCAACTTGAATAGTCTTAGGAATGAATAGAAGAATACAATCATTGGTTCAGTTCTCTGCTCCGTATAATGCATGATCAACTGGTCTGTAAATTTGCTGCTCTGAGTGTCTGTAGCCATTGCAGCAATACTGACTGTTCAACCGTTCTTGATATTACAGTGGACTAAAGAGGATGGACATAGAACTGCCACCTCTGCTGTCCCTAACCTGTTCGTTCCACTCAACACCAATCCAAAGGAGGTCCAAGAAATGAGGAACAAGGTTTGTAATAGTAGTAAAATAGTACAATTTGGTTGTGTACTTGTAATGAACTAATTTACTTTGCTGTAGTGATACTTTTGGGGTTCAATAACACAGCTCTGGTATTTTCCTGCCCCTTTCTAACTAGATACTGAAACAATTCCTGAATGTTCTAACTCGTCTTGGAAAGAGATGGTGTTACTGTCCACTGTATGAAGAATTTCATGGTCTTATATTTTGTTACTGTCAGACCAGTTGCTGGATACCTCTGAAACAGCTGAGTTTATAGGAGTAATTCTGTTCCCTGAGATCGTAGTTGTATCTTAGTGACCCGTTTCCCTGTTTTGATTGCACCGGTTGAAATTGTGGCCTAGACAAAGAAATCTATGCATCTCTCCACATATTATATTTTATGATATTATAATATGCTGTGATTGTTGCAGAATCTTTTTTGGCCTTTAGAGCTGCATGTTAATCTTTTTCAAGTGACCTAGCAGTTAATTTTCCAGTCTTCGAAGTTCACATCTTGTCATCAGCCAAATGCACTGggattttttcacttttatttcttttaaagtataAGTTATGCACCACTATCTTGTTAATACTTGTTCTGGATTGTTTTGCTACTTCTAACTGATGGGCATATGGAACACAGAAGTCAGTGTTATGTCACAGGAAAGTCTGTGTGCAGGAATACTGATTTGtgctaaaataatttgtataaGGTTGTCagagcttttgcttttcctgactcGGCACTGTAAAAATAATAGTCACTTGAAATGAGAAATCTGGTGAAAATGCCAAGCTGTTCCTTAGTGTCTGAAGCACAAATATCACTGTATTTAAAACTTGCATGAGGCAACTAAGAGAAGTAAAACTTCCAACTTTTTACTTTCCTGATGACAAGAAGGGTAGTAAACTAGAAACAAATACAGGTAGTGCAAGGTCTTCATACTTTCTGAAATACCAAGTATCAATAATACCTTACGGTTGTATACTTGtatgcattatttttatataaatttagTGTCGTTTTAAGTTGCAAAATAGAGGTCTTTTTGGAtgcatgcttttcttcatttatctTGGAATAAGAACTAGAATATTGTAGAAATTTTGGGTCAGTTGTTATGAATTCTTTACCACTGTAGGATATCTAATTTAAATAGATAATAACTAGATTTAAATGGAAAGAACTGAGATGTATTTATGATGCAACAAAAGGAATGTGTTTGAGTACTCTAGAATGTCAGTTTAtgcatagaaaaatatttacatgtcCTTATGAGAATATGGTCATGACTAGATGCAAAAATTGAATGCTGTGCAGTGTTCCACAGTAAGTTCTGTAGGAAGCTGATACTGTGGTGCAATAGGCTAGTGACAGAAACCTCTAATTGACTGTTCACATACAATAGCCTTACATAAATATGACCTCTGAGCTTCGCTCCACACTTTTCTTCACAGACTGGAGTTGTCTGTTACCTCATTTGTAGAGTTTTACCATGAGCCAGTACTAAAAAGCAAAGGACAGTACCTGCTGTGGTGCTTAAAGACTAAATTCTGAGAAATGTGAGGAAACAACTAGCAACATGCACAGATATCTTCAAGTGGTGTTTATAAGCACAGCTTTATTTGATGGGTAATGCCATAGCAATCTACAGTAGTTGCAGCCTGTTGGCAGGTTCACCCACCCCTCtttcaaatatgaaaatgtGATTACCATTTCTCGGTTGTTCCCCTGACTGtattctgctgctttcttttacaGATCCGAGAGCAAAATCTACAAGATATTAAAACTGCAGGCCCTCAGTCACAGGTTCTTTCTGGGGTAGTTGTGGACAGGAGTCTTGTACAGGTGAGAGTATAAAATGCCTTAAACTGTTAGTTAATCTACGATGCCCTCTGCTTTCACCTAATATGTCACtgtaaaattattctttaattGGCAGAGAGTAACTGTTTATAAGGTAAGTCTTA from the Columba livia isolate bColLiv1 breed racing homer chromosome 4, bColLiv1.pat.W.v2, whole genome shotgun sequence genome contains:
- the ADD1 gene encoding alpha-adducin isoform X1 yields the protein MNGDSGVGVVTSPPPTTAPHKERYFDRVDENNPDYLRERNMAPDLRQDFNMMEQKKRVSMILQSPAFCEELESMIQEQFKKGKNPTGLLALQQIADFMTTNVPNVYPAAPQGGMAALNMSLGMVTPVNDLRGSDSIAYEKGEKLLRCKLAAFYRLADLFGWSQLIYNHITARVNSEQEHFLIVPFGLLYSEVTASSLVKVNLQGDVVDRGSTNLGVNQAGFTLHSAIYAARPDVKCIVHIHTPAGAAVSAMKCGLLPISPEALSLGEVAYHDYHGILVDDEEKVVIQKNLGPKSKVLILRNHGLVSVGETVEEAFYYIHNLVLACEIQVRTLASAGGPDNLVLLDPGKYKAKSRSPESPAGEGTVSHPKWQIGEQEFEALMRMLDNLGYRTGYPYRCPALREKSKKYSDVEIPASVTGYSFTSDGESGTCSPLRHSFQKQQREKTRWLNSGRGDDASEEGQNGSSPKSKTKVWTNITHDHVKPLLQSLSSGVCVPSCITNCLWTKEDGHRTATSAVPNLFVPLNTNPKEVQEMRNKIREQNLQDIKTAGPQSQVLSGVVVDRSLVQRVTVYKDAPLSDCTESIEGLDLTEQAYSPAKSLSVRKGELVTASKAIIEKEYQPKVIVSTTGPNPFNKLTDRELEEYRKEVERKQKGPEEPSEDGRQQKERSPPDHTSARTPPSTPIKIEEERQQDQTYKDDSDAATFKQTLPDLTPDEPSEALGFPPLGKEEGRCDEDVPKSQTESPAVENKEPQPQPAEEAVTPPAEEGPAADAGSDESPGKSPSKKKKKFRTPSFLKKSKKKSDS
- the ADD1 gene encoding alpha-adducin isoform X14, which produces MNGDSGVGVVTSPPPTTAPHKERYFDRVDENNPDYLRERNMAPDLRQDFNMMEQKKRVSMILQSPAFCEELESMIQEQFKKGKNPTGLLALQQIADFMTTNVPNVYPAAPQGGMAALNMSLGMVTPVNDLRGSDSIAYEKGEKLLRCKLAAFYRLADLFGWSQLIYNHITARVNSEQEHFLIVPFGLLYSEVTASSLVKVNLQGDVVDRGSTNLGVNQAGFTLHSAIYAARPDVKCIVHIHTPAGAAVSAMKCGLLPISPEALSLGEVAYHDYHGILVDDEEKVVIQKNLGPKSKVLILRNHGLVSVGETVEEAFYYIHNLVLACEIQVRTLASAGGPDNLVLLDPGKYKAKSRSPESPAGEGTVSHPKWQIGEQEFEALMRMLDNLGYRTGYPYRCPALREKSKKYSDVEIPASVTGYSFTSDGESGTCSPLRHSFQKQQREKTRWLNSGRGDDASEEGQNGSSPKSKTKWTKEDGHRTATSAVPNLFVPLNTNPKEVQEMRNKIREQNLQDIKTAGPQSQVLSGVVVDRSLVQGELVTASKAIIEKEYQPKVIVSTTGPNPFNKLTDRELEEYRKEVERKQKGPEEPSEDGRQQKERSPPDHTSARTPPSTPIKIEEGDGYAKEYLLP
- the ADD1 gene encoding alpha-adducin isoform X13; translated protein: MNGDSGVGVVTSPPPTTAPHKERYFDRVDENNPDYLRERNMAPDLRQDFNMMEQKKRVSMILQSPAFCEELESMIQEQFKKGKNPTGLLALQQIADFMTTNVPNVYPAAPQGGMAALNMSLGMVTPVNDLRGSDSIAYEKGEKLLRCKLAAFYRLADLFGWSQLIYNHITARVNSEQEHFLIVPFGLLYSEVTASSLVKVNLQGDVVDRGSTNLGVNQAGFTLHSAIYAARPDVKCIVHIHTPAGAAVSAMKCGLLPISPEALSLGEVAYHDYHGILVDDEEKVVIQKNLGPKSKVLILRNHGLVSVGETVEEAFYYIHNLVLACEIQVRTLASAGGPDNLVLLDPGKYKAKSRSPESPAGEGTVSHPKWQIGEQEFEALMRMLDNLGYRTGYPYRCPALREKSKKYSDVEIPASVTGYSFTSDGESGTCSPLRHSFQKQQREKTRWLNSGRGDDASEEGQNGSSPKSKTKWTKEDGHRTATSAVPNLFVPLNTNPKEVQEMRNKIREQNLQDIKTAGPQSQVLSGVVVDRSLVQDAPLSDCTESIEGLDLTEQAYSPAKSLSVRKGELVTASKAIIEKEYQPKVIVSTTGPNPFNKLTDRELEEYRKEVERKQKGPEEPSEDGRQQKERSPPDHTSARTPPSTPIKIEEGDGYAKEYLLP